Proteins found in one Canis lupus baileyi chromosome 26, mCanLup2.hap1, whole genome shotgun sequence genomic segment:
- the GATA5 gene encoding transcription factor GATA-5 encodes MYPSLALAPSPGQAAYTDSGAFLPAPAAGSPVFVPPARVPPMLPYLPPCEPGPQAPGRGAHPGWAQAADSAPFGPGSPPPPAAPPPAATAFPFPHSPSGPGGGAGARDGGAYQGALLAREQYPAPLGRPVGASYPAAYPAYVSPEGAPAWTSGPFEGSVLHGLQSRPAGLPGRRATFVSDFLEELPGEGRECVNCGALSTPLWRRDGTGHYLCNACGLYHKMNGVNRPLVRPQKRLSSSRRAGLCCTNCHTTTTTLWRRNADGEPVCNACGLYMKLHGVPRPLAMKKESIQTRKRKPKSVVKTKSNSGGLGNGTASPPSVLDPESPAATLKPKPSLASPSCPGSSITSQAPGPVDNPLAPSHLEFKFEPEDFAFPSAALGPQAGLGGTLRQEAWCALALA; translated from the exons ATGTACCCGAGCCTGGCGCTGGCCCCGAGCCCCGGCCAGGCCGCCTACACCGACTCGGGCGCCTTCCTGCCCGCGCCGGCCGCCGGCTCCCCGGTGTTCGTGCCGCCCGCGCGCGTCCCCCCCATGCTGCCCTACCTGCCGCCGTGCGAGCCGGGCCCGCAGGCCCCGGGGCGAGGTGCGCACCCCGGCTGGGCGCAGGCGGCCGACTCGGCCCCCTTCGGGCCCGGCagcccgcccccgccggccgccccgccgcccgcagccACCGCCTTCCCCTTCCCGCACAGCCCCTCGGGgcccggcggcggcgcgggggcccGGGACGGGGGCGCCTACCAGGGCGCGCTGCTGGCCCGCGAGCAGTACCCGGCCCCGCTCGGGCGGCCCGTGGGCGCGTCCTACCCCGCCGCCTACCCGGCCTACGTGAGCCCCGAGGGGGCCCCGGCCTGGACCTCGGGACCCTTCGAAGGCAGCGTCCTGCACGGCCTGCAGAGCCGCCCGGCGGGCCTCCCCGGCCGCCGAGCCACCTTCG TGTCGGACTTTCTGGAAGAGCTCCCCGGCGAGGGTCGCGAGTGTGTCAACTGCGGGGCGCTGTCCACACCGCTGTGGCGTCGCGACGGCACCGGCCACTACCTGTGCAACGCCTGCGGCCTCTACCACAAGATGAACGGCGTCAACCGGCCGCTCGTGCGCCCGCAGAAGCGCCTG TCCTCGTCCCGCCGAGCCGGCCTCTGTTGCACCAACTGCCACACGACCACCACCACGCTGTGGCGGCGCAACGCGGACGGGGAGCCGGTGTGCAATGCCTGTGGCCTCTACATGAAGCTGCACGGG GTGCCGCGGCCCCTGGCGATGAAGAAGGAAAGTATCCAGACGCGGAAACGGAAACCCAAGAGCGTTGTGAAGACCAAGAGCAACTCAG GAGGCCTGGGGAACGGCACAGCCTCGCCGCCCTCTGTCCTGGACCCTGAGAGCCCAGCGGCTACCTTGAAACCCAAACCCAGCCTGGCATCCCCTTCGTGCCCCGGGTCCAGCATCACCTCCCAG GCCCCTGGTCCCGTGGACAAccccctggcccccagccacTTGGAGTTCAAGTTCGAGCCCGAGGACTTTGCTTTCCCCTCCgcagccctggggccccaggctggCCTGGGTGGGACCCTGCGCCAGGAGGCCTGGTGTGCGCTGGCCTTGGCCTAG